The genomic interval ATCGAATCCCGTGGGTCAGCGCGTCCAGCGCGTATTTTGGTCATCGCATAGCCGGTTACACCCGCGCTTTTCACACGTTTTCCCGACAGTGAAACGATATTGATCACCCGCCCCGCGCCGCTCTGCTTCAGGTGCGGAAATGCGGCGCGGACCAGACGCCACGGCGCCTTGGCGTTCACTTCCCACATTTCATCGAGGCTGGACTCGTCACCGCTTTCCACGTCGAAGGCATGCATGATTCCGGCGTTGTTCACGATCCCGCCCAAACGACCAAACCTTTCGTAAGTGGCTGTAATCCACGAGCCGGCCGACTGCGCGGAGTGCGCATCGTACTTGTGCGTCATCACCCGGCACTCATCCACGTGCGCCGTTAGCTGCTCCAGGCTTTCTGGTTTGCGTGCACCCAGGCTCAGCGTGTAACCGTTATCATACAGGCGCTCGGTGATAGCACGGCCTATGCCGCGGTTGGCGCCCGAGATGAGAATCACGCGCTTGTCAGACGATAAACGGGATTGCATCTTACGCTTTGCTCCAAACTTCATTACTGTGGACGCCTTCGCTCAACATCGACCGTACCTCTGGGACGAAGATGTCGAATGATGCCCGACGCAGTAGGGAATGATCAATGACATGTTGCTGATGATCGATAATTACGACTCGTTCACCTACAACCTGGTGCAATATCTGGGCGAACTGGGTGTGGAGGTCAAGGTGGCGCGCAACGATGAGATCAGCATAGACGAGATCGAGCAATTTGCGCCTGAGCGCATCGTAATCTCGCCCGGGCCTTGCACGCCCAATGAAGCGGGTGTCTCGCTGGCGGTGATCGGCCGCTTCGCGGGACGGATGCCCATCCTGGGTGTTTGTCTCGGTCATCAGGCCATCGGCCAGGCGTTTGGCGGGCGCATCGCGCACGCGCGCGAGATCATGCACGGTAAAACGTCCATGATTCACCATCGCGGCGCCAGCGTATTCAGTGGTCTGGACATGCCGTTCGAGGCGACCCGTTATCATTCGCTGGTGATAGACAAGACCAGCCTGCCCGAATGTCTGGAAGTGACCGCCTGGACGCAAACGCCGGCCGGGGAGCGCGACGAGATCATGGGCGTGCGTCACCGCGAGTTCGCGGTGGAAGGCGTGCAGTTTCATCCGGAGTCCATTCTGACGCGGCATGGGCACGATCTGTTGCGGAACTTTCTAAAACATCAGGTTTGCAGGGCTTAGTTGCCGCTGCACCAGCACAGGACCGTAAATGGATATCAGGCAGGCCATCGGCCGCATCGTGGATCGCATAGATCTTGACGGCGAGGAAATGGAGTTGGTCATGCGCCAGATTATGACCGGTGGCGCGACACCCATTCAGATCGGTGGCTTTCTGGCGGGCCTGCGGACCAAGGGCGAGACTGTGGCGGAAATCGCCGCGGCGGCGAAGGTAATGCGCAAACTCGCGACGCGGGTAGACGTGACGACGAAAAATCTGGTCGATACGTGCGGCACCGGCGGCGATGGCATGTGCACTTTTAATGTATCCACCGCGAGCGCGTTCGTGGTCGCGGCGGCCGGCGGGCGCGTCGCCAAGCATGGCAATCGATCCGTGTCCAGCAGTTGCGGCAGCGCCGACGTGCTGGAGGCCGCGGGCGTGAAAATCGATCTGAGCCCGGAACAAGTCGCGCATTGCATTGACAAAGCGGGAGTGGGTTTTCTGTTCGCGCCAGCGCATCACGCCGCCGCGCGCTTCGCAGCAGCGCCGCGCAAGGAGCTGGGTACGCGCACCTTGTTCAATCTGCTCGGCCCGCTCACCAATCCGGCCGGCGCGCCGAATCAACTGCTGGGCGTGTTCGCGCCGCGCTGGGTAGAGCCGCTCGCCAAGGTATTGCACAATCTAGGCAGTCGGCATGTGCTGGTGGTGCACGCCGAAGACGGTCTGGACGA from Gammaproteobacteria bacterium carries:
- a CDS encoding SDR family NAD(P)-dependent oxidoreductase gives rise to the protein MQSRLSSDKRVILISGANRGIGRAITERLYDNGYTLSLGARKPESLEQLTAHVDECRVMTHKYDAHSAQSAGSWITATYERFGRLGGIVNNAGIMHAFDVESGDESSLDEMWEVNAKAPWRLVRAAFPHLKQSGAGRVINIVSLSGKRVKSAGVTGYAMTKIRAGRADPRDS
- a CDS encoding aminodeoxychorismate/anthranilate synthase component II, which codes for MLLMIDNYDSFTYNLVQYLGELGVEVKVARNDEISIDEIEQFAPERIVISPGPCTPNEAGVSLAVIGRFAGRMPILGVCLGHQAIGQAFGGRIAHAREIMHGKTSMIHHRGASVFSGLDMPFEATRYHSLVIDKTSLPECLEVTAWTQTPAGERDEIMGVRHREFAVEGVQFHPESILTRHGHDLLRNFLKHQVCRA
- the trpD gene encoding anthranilate phosphoribosyltransferase, whose product is MDIRQAIGRIVDRIDLDGEEMELVMRQIMTGGATPIQIGGFLAGLRTKGETVAEIAAAAKVMRKLATRVDVTTKNLVDTCGTGGDGMCTFNVSTASAFVVAAAGGRVAKHGNRSVSSSCGSADVLEAAGVKIDLSPEQVAHCIDKAGVGFLFAPAHHAAARFAAAPRKELGTRTLFNLLGPLTNPAGAPNQLLGVFAPRWVEPLAKVLHNLGSRHVLVVHAEDGLDEISIAAPTQVAELQDGQIRTYIIKPEDYGVRRQSLDSLRVANASESLALIRAALDNRPGPARDTIMLNAGAALYAADVAENVARGVELARAAIASGEAGRRMALLAEITQ